TTGATAGTAGAAGATGAAAAGACTCTTGCGAATTTAATAAAAAAGGGCTTTGAAGAAGAAGGTTATGCCGTAGATGTCACATACAACGGCGAGGATGGTCTTTTTTTTGCAAAAAACAATATTTATGATGCCATAGTGCTTGACATTATGCTGCCAATTATTGACGGCATTAGCTTATTGAAAGAGTTAAGGGAACAAAATATTTCAACGCCAGTTATCATACTTACAGCTAAAGACTCTGTAAAGGATAAGGTACTCGGTTTGGACAGCGGCTCTGACGACTACCTTACAAAGCCATTCTCTTTTGAAGAGCTGCTTTCCAGAGTAAGGGCTTTGATAAGGCGAAGATTTGCAACATCCAGCCCAATAATAAAAATTTCTGATTTAGTAATTGATACTGCACAAAAAACTATCAAAAGGGGCAATAAAAGAATTGATCTTAGCGCAAAGGAATATGCTCTTCTTGAATACTTAGCCTTAAACAAAAATAAAGTAATAAGTCGCACATCAATAATCGAGCACTTATACGATGAAGATTTTGATTTATATAGCAACGTTATAGATGTATTTATCAATAGAATCAGGAATAAAATTGACAAAGATTTTGACAAAAAGTTGATTCACACATATCGTGGCATTGGTTACAGCCTAAAAGAGTGAATTCTATAAAATTTAGACTATTTATATTCTACCTTATCATATCATCTATAATATTTGGGATATTAGGTACTTTTTTGTTCTTTAGTCTTAAAAGTATCGTTCTAGAATCAATTGATAATGCTCTTATTGTAAAGTCTAAGGCAATAGCTACTCTTATAGACGAAGACAACGGCATAAACTTACAGTTTTCTGATGAGATTCTAAAAGAATATTCAAAAAACTCAAATCAGTATTTCCAGATAATTCAGAACTCAAAAATTGTAGAAAAATCTGAATCCTTAGGATCTGATAATTTGCCTATTGTAGGTTCGGCAAAAACTTTCTACTTTAAAAATAGAATCCTTCGAATCGTACCATACAATATAACTATAAATAATGAACATCTTTTAATAGAATGTGCTCAAGACATTGAAAATAGAATAGATTTGCTCCAAACTTACTTAAGCGTACTACTTTTATCAATTTTTGGGGCAATTTTATTGAGCGCTTTAGGTAGCCTATTTATCGTAAACATAATGCTCAAGCCAATTAAACAGATCTCTTACACAATAAGTAAACTTTCAGAATCTAATCTATTCCAGAGCCACATCGACGAAAATGTAGTAGATGAACTCAAGCCTCTTGCTATTTCTTTTAATAGAACGTTCAAAAAACTTGATAATGCTTTTACTAAACAAAAACAATTTGTCTCAGACGTCTCTCACGAATTAAAAACTCCTCTTAGCGTAATAATGATGGAAACAGAGATTTCGCTCAGAAAACAACGAAGCATACAAGAATATATTAATACCATTAAACAGATTAAAGAAAGAGCCCAACACATGAAAAGCATTATAAACACTCTGTTCAAGCTTATAAAAATAGAAAACACACAGCTTCTGGAGAAGAGAATTCTTGATATACAAGAAATAATTCATAAATCAGTCACACTATTAAAAGATCAAATAGAAAAGAAACGTTTAATTTGCAACATACAAGGCAATACATTTTTGATTGATGCTGATGAAACGCTAATTATGGAGGTCTTTTTAAACCTTATAGACAATGCAATCAAGTATAATAGAGAAGGCGGCACGATAGATATTTTCATTCATCCAGAAAAACGCGTAGAGATAGTCGATAGTGGTATCGGAATACCAAAAGAATCGCTTGAAAGGGTGTTTGACAAGTTCTATAGGGCAGATCCTTCCAGGTCAAAAGAAATTGAAGGTTTAGGACTGGGCCTAAGCCTTGTAAAGGAAATTTTAGATCTGCACAATGCCAGGATTGAAATAGAGAGCACGCCCGATGTGGGAACGAAGATTTTGCTTTCATTTTACTGAGAACTTCAAGTCAGAAAAGAAGGTGGAATGGAAGAAAAAATGAGAAGAGTTACTATAGAATAATTTATTTTATACAATTTATAATTTACAAACATATTACTCACTTTTTAGCAATAAAAAGATTGTTAATTTCTTGCATTATCAGTAATTCTTGAGATTTTTGTTTACTAAAGCTGTCAAAGATAAATTTAGAAAATAAAATGAGGTGCTATGCCAATAGTTTTAGAAAAAGAAAATTATAAAGAAAAACTAAAGGCTCATCCGATTGTTAAATGGGCAGGAGGGAAAAGGCAGTTAATTTCGATAATTAAAGAAAACATGCCCAAACATTTCAATCGCTATTTCGAACCTTTTATAGGAGGCGGCGCTGTTTTCTTTGAAATACAACCTGAAAATGCCTACATTTCTGATACAAATGAAGAATTGATAAATTTATACAATGTAGTAAAAAATAATCCCCTACAGTTAATAGCCGATTTACGCAAACACATAAATACGAAAGAATATTTCCTAAAAATTAGAAACGCTGACAGGAATGCAAGCTATAGAAATTGGTCAGATGTCCAAAAGGCAAGCCGCTTTGTTTACTTAAATAGAACTTGTTTCAATGGGCTCTATAGGGTTAATAGCAAGGGTCAATTCAATGTACCTTTTGGAAATTATTCAAACCCAAAAATTGTTGATGAAGAAAATATTCTCAATTGTTCGAAAATTTTAAAAAATACACAGATAAGTTGTAAAAATTTTGTTGAAATATTAAACTACGTAAAAAAAGGCGACTTTGTCTATTTTGATCCCCCATATCTTCCTTTAAATAAAACGTCAAGCTTCACATCATACACAAAAGAAGGATTTAACATTGACATGCAGTTTAAGCTCAAAGCTGTTTGCGATGAAATTGACAAAAAAGGCGCAAAATTTTTACTCTCCAATTCTGATACGGAAGTTATAAACGAGCTATACAAATCATACAATATTAAAAAGGTCTTTGCATCGCGCGCTATTAATTCAAACGCAAAAGGAAGGGGCAAGATAACAGAGGTATTAATTAGAAATTACTGAATAATCCAAACCCCCTACAAAAGCCCCACAACCTTGTGCATCTGAATTGAAAATATCAGATCGCCCAATAATTTTTCGTCCCTCTCCCTAATAAAGTTTACAATATCTAAGATCTTTTCTCCCTTTGCATCCAGAGGGCTAATCGCAAATTGAAAAAGACCGTACATCTTTGAAAGGATTTGAAAAACAAATTCAAGATCCTCTTTAGAGTTGTCCACTACTAGCTTCACTATAACCCTGTGCTCTATCCAGTTATCTATAAACTCCTCAAATGAAGGCATCCTGTCCATCATCCCAGAAGACGGACCCTTGTAGTCCACCACCCAACCACAATCGGACGAATAACCACTTGGTAAGAATATACTTCCATTAGTTTCTATCTGAACAAAGTGATGTCTCTCTATCAAGCGATCTATCAACTTGAGAGTTTCTTCTTGAATAAGTGGCTCTCCCCCAGTAATGAGCACCTTATGGTTTTTGCACCTATCTATAACCTCATCAATTGAAAGCATATATTTAGCTTCAATGCTCTGAGAATCCTTTGTATCGCACCATCTACATCTCAAATTACACCCTTGAAGCCTTACTATTGTGCACCAGGAACCCTGAGGCATAAATCCTACTTCCCCTGATATGCTTTCAAATATAGAATGAATCGCTATCACTATACAGATATCTCCACATAAGATGTTTCTGATTCCCAAAGCCTTACAAATTCTAATTTTACGCTTTCAGGTACAGAATCTTTTAATTCGTTTAATATCCACTCACAAACCTTCTCGGCAGTGGGGTTATATATAATATCGTTTAAGTATTTGTGATCCAATTTAGAAATTATCCTTTCTTCTACAATATTTTTAAGGATTTTAAAATCTATTACCATAGAGTTTTCTCCAATAGGTCCAGACACTGCGACTCCTAACCTGTAAGTATGCCCATGAAGATTGGCACAATCGCCTTTATAATCTACTAGCTTGTGTGCAGCAGAAAAGCTAAATTCCTTATAAACCTTTATTCTCATTATTCACACTGTCCTTTCTTCAAGAAGCAATTTTGGAACAAAAAATTTTTCAGTTATTTCTTATATTTTATAACGCTACTTCCTATATCAACTCCAAGTTCCTTTGCTATTATGTTACATTTTGCCATCAACATAAAGAAAATATTATGAAACTCACTTAATCCCTCAAAATTCCCCTGCCCTTTTGAAATTACTATATCATGTTCATTTATATATCTTCTCACTTCATCGCTTCTTCTTGAGGGAGCACTATTCTTTTCTCCGTTTGAAATCTCTAAGAATTTAACATTAGGAAGTTTGTCAATTCCTACATTACAAGCATCTTCCAACATTGTATCGTTTATTATAGGTCCGCTCTTTACTACAAAGCTAATTTGTTTAAATGGCCTATCTCTTGTTCTTAACATCTCTTCAATAAATATCCTGTCAAAGACTATCTCTCCTGCGTTGTCTGCAAAGTAGAGTAGTCTTTCAGAAGAAACTATCTTTTTCTTAAGACTATCAAAGTTATCAATAGCCAAATCTTTGTTCATTACTTCATTCACAGTGTTCTTAAGATCAAACTCATTAGAGGGACCAAAATCTATTATGTTTCCCGCAATAGCTAGCTTCGCAGCCGTATAAAGCCTATTTTCAAATTTTTCTCTATCCAAAATTTCTTTTAATTCAGGGCACATCTCAAGAGCAATTCTATTGCTTCTCTCTTTAACTTCTTTATATGGATCTGATAAGCCAGAGACCTCTCTTATAATAAAGTGAACCTCGTTTGCTAACTCATCAGGAGAAGTCTCCCAATCAGCATTACACAGAAAAAGCATCACTTTCTTTAATATCTTTGCCCGCAAGCTCTCATCCAAATCTTTTGTAGCAAAGAGAGCTTGTTTTTGAAAACAAACTATACAATCAAGATGTAATTTCATCTATATAGTTGTTCACAATTTTATTATTCTTTTGTCTTATCTTTTCTATTATCTTATTAGCTTCACTTGAACCAATTTGCTTTAAAGACTTGTATATAGCAATTAGCTCCAACGGATCGCTTGATTTGTTTGCAAGATCAGATAGTTTTGGCAAGGCCTTTTTTATGCACTTTTCTCCAACCAACTTAATAGATAACATTCTAACATCAAGTATTGGATGGTCTAAAGACAATATTATCTTATCATCATAAGAAACATTATCCCTCAAATCAGTTTTGCAAAAGGGACAGATTTCCAAATCTTCTGGCAACTCAGCTTTGCAGAATGGACAAAAATATTTTATAGCCAATTCCTAAAAATTTTTTAGTAATAAAAATTTAGTCTCTTCTATTTCCCATTATATTCAGCAGCATAAGAAATAGGTTTATGAAGTCCAAATATAATGTAAGAGCACCAAGTACTGTCTCTTTTCTCTCGTCAAAGAGGCCAGCAGCATATATCTTTTTAAGCTTTTGCATATCATATGCAGTAAGTCCCAAAAAGACAATCACGCCTACTACAGACAAAAGAAGCACCAAAGCGCTACTGTGCAAGAAAATATTTATAATAAAACCTATTATTATTGCAATAAGCCCAGCCATCATAAATGTTCCCATCTTAGTCAGGTCTGCTTTTGTTGTGTATCCAAGTAGAGCCATTACGCCAAAAGATATAGCAGTAACAAAAAAGGTAGAAGCTATGGAACTAGAAGTATAAATTACAAATAGCGTCGAAAAGGTTACTCCAGTTAAAGTAGAATACAATATGAAGATAAACTCTGCAACCTCAGCAGGGAGCTTTGTAATAGCAGCAGAAAGGGTTATCACTGCTGCAAATTGCAAAGCAATTATCCCATAAAACAAGATTGGGTTACTCAAAATAAACCTTAAAATTGAATCGTTTGATGCTACTAAATATGAAATCACTCCTGTAAACAAGAGCCCCAAAAACATCCACGTAAATACTCCTCTAAAAAATCCCGATACGTCAAGAGCAACTGTTCTACTCGTTAGCTCATCATTATATGGCCTATACATACCTTTCACTCCTTTTTTACTTATTCTAAGTACACTAAGCCCATTTTACATCTAAAAGGTTAAATTTACAATAAAAAAGGGCATTGACCAATTCTATGACCAATGCCCTTCGACTTCGAAAAAATTTATTTTTCTTCTTTTAACCTCTTTATCTCTTCCTTTAAGCTATTTATCTCCTTTATAAGTTCTTCGTTTGAAGTGCTACTACTAAGCACAGAGCATCTACTCATCGTTGGTCTAAAGAAGTAGAAAAGAGCAAAAACTAAAACTGCAAGGAAAAATATAGGAAACAGCATACCAAAAAACGGCATTCCATAAAAGCCGTGACCATAAAATCCTGGACCAGAACACCACATATATATCACCTCCATGATTAATATTATAAAATAGTTGACAATAAAAGTAAACTTAATTTTTATTTCACTTTTAACAAAAAATCTTTTAAGTTATAATATTCTTATGTTTGAAACATATCTTGGATTATTTGCCGGAATGCTTACAACTAGCTCTCTTGTGCCACAGGTAATAAAGGCATGGAAGACGCGCTCAACAAATGACATATCCCTCATAATGTTAGTTATGATGTGGATAGGAGTATTTTGCTGGGTAATATATGGCCTCTCTATATTCCAAATGCCAATAGTTTTGTGGAACTTTATAAGCTTTGTTTTGTTATCAGTTCTCCTATATTTTAAAAAAAGCTCCAAAAATTCCTATTAGCTCATTTTTTTACGTAGTCTATTAGAGCCTTTACCAATCCGTTTATGTTGTACTCTTCTGCCTGAGCCACTACATTAAATCCCAAATTCTTCGCTTTCTCAGAAGTAATAGGCCCAATAGACACTACTTTAGCTTTTCTAAGCGCTATATCTTTGTGCTCCCCAAGTGATTCATAAAAATACTCAGCTGTCTTAGAGCTTGCAAAGGTTATAAAAGTTTCTTTCTCGTCTTGAAAAACCTTTTCAACTTCATCCTTTAAAATTTTTTCAGGTTGTACAGAATATATGTGAAAATCATCTACCACATACCCTTTTTCCAACAAACCTCTTACTAGCTCATCTCTGCCTTCTTTTGCCCTCGGTATTAAAATTTTCTTAGGCTCATTAGTTTTTTCAATGCTGTCGACAAGGCTTTCAGCCACAAACTTATCAGGTACGATATCCGCCCTTATCCCATATTTCAAAAGTGCTTCACTAGTTCCATCACCTATTACAGCAATCTTAGATCTTATGCACCTGCTATCATATCCAGATCTAAACAGGTTTTCAAAAAAGATATCTACTCCCGTTGATGAACTAAAAATAATAAAATCATAACTACATAAGTTATTAAAAATAAAATCAAATTCGCTTTGATCGGCTATTTGAACACACTTTATAACAGGTATCTCAAATACCTCTGCTCCTTCTTCCTTTAACCTTTCACTTAATAGACTTGCTTTTATTCTTGATCTGGTTACTACAACTCTTTTTCCAAACAATAATTTTTTCTCAAACCATGTCAGATCATCTCTCAATTTTACGACATTTCCAACCACAAACAGTGCAGGAGGTTTGATTGAATTTTCTTCAGCAAGTTCTACTATATTTGACAAGTTTCCAACAACTACCTTCTGAGTGGGAAGAGTGCCGTTTTGAATAAGTGCACAAGAAATTTCTTTATCCTTTCTAACAGCAATTATCTTTTCTACTATCTTATCAAGCCTCTCTACCCCCATAAAGAAAACAAGAGTATCTGCCCCAAGAGAGTGCTCCCAATCAATAGTAGAGTCCTCTTTGGTAGGGTCCTCATGACCAGTAAAGATAGCATATGATGAAGCAACCTTTCTGTGTGTAACAGGAATTCCTGCATACAAAGGTACAGCTAAAGCCGCGCTAATTCCTGGAACCAATTCAAACTCTATACCCCTTTCTTTAAGATACAAAGCCTCTTCTCCTCCCCTACCAAATAAAAATGGATCCCCTCCCTTTAACCTGACTACCAACTTGCCCTCAGATGCCCTATCAGCAAGCAACTTGTTTATATCATCTTGCTTCATTGCATGTTTGCTCGATTCTTTTCCTACATAAATTTGTTCACAGCTTTCTGGAACCATCTGTAATAGCTCTTTGGGAATAAGTCTATCAAAAACCAGAACTTGAGCCTTTTTCAAAATATTCATCCCTCGTATAGTAAAGAGTCCATCATTCCCAGGACCTGCACCAACTAAAAAAACTTTTCCCATTTTTTACTCTCCTTAAAGTTTAAGATTTATTGTCACCTTCCCAGGGTTTTAAAAGTTCGCTGTCAATTCCTATCCTCTTTAAGGTCTTCGCTACCACAAAATCTACCATATCTTCTACTGATTTTGGTTTATTATAAAATCCTGGGCAGGCAGGCAAAATAATACCTCCTGCCATAGCAACCTTTTTCATATTTTCAATATGAATCAAGTTTAGAGGCGTTTCTCTAAAAACTAAAATTAGCTTTACACCCTCTTTGAGGGCTACATCACAAACGCGCTCCAAAAGATTTGAAGACAAACCATTGGCAACGCTTGAAAGCGTTGCAGCAGAACAGGGACAAACAATTACAGCATCTGGTCTTTGTGAGCCCGATGCATATTTGCAACTAAAATCACTTTCATCATAAAACTTTACATCGCCATGTCTCTCTTTTATCTCACTAATGTCAATACCTTCTTCATCCATCATCACAAGTCTTGCTGCCCTAGTATATATCACACACAAATCACATTCTCTTTTTAAAACGTCAATTATTTTTAAAGCATATCTAATGCCGCTAGCTCCAGTAATACCTATTACAATCTTTTTCAACTTTATCCACCTTAGTAGTATTATTTTATTAAAACAGAAAAAATTACAAAAAAAGCATATATAAATGAACAAATAGCGTTAACGTTGAAAAAAGCAACATCTATTTTAGAAAGATCGTTTGGCTTTACCAAGGAATGCTCATACAGCAAAAGGCCTGCAAATATAATTAAGCCTAGATAGTAAACGAAACTTATTTGAGCCAATATTCCTATTGGGCACAAAAAGAGTATGGTAAGGGAGTGAAAAAACCTTGCCACATATAAAGAATTCTTCTCGCCTATTGCAACAGGTATAGAGTGGAGTCCTTGTTTTATATCATATTTTAGATCCTGAAGAGAATACAAAACGTCAAATCCTGCAAGCCAGAAAACTACAGCAAACATCATAAAAAACGGGACTAAACCAAAATCATTTCTCAATGCAATCCACGCTCCACCAGGTGCAAGACTTAGGGCAAGACCTAAAACTATATGACTTAGTGCAGTAAATCTTTTCGTATATGAATAGAAAAAAACTATAAAAAGTGCTACAGGAGACAGCAAAAATGTCAAATTTCCAAGAAAGTACGAGGTTAAAATAAACATTGCCGAACAAAAACATACAAACAAAAACATATCTTTTCTTTTCACTGCACCCTTTGGAATAGATCTCTTTGCGGTTCTTGGATTGAATTTGTCAATATTTGCATCTGCAAATCGATTAAAGGACATAGCCGCAGCCCTTGCAAACAAAAGTGCCAATATTATAAGAATTAATTTATCAATTTCAGGAAAACCATTTGAAGCTATAAATGCAGAGGCTAATAAAAAGGGCAGTGAAAAAACAGTATGTTCCACTCTTATATCGTTGAGAATGTTCGTTAGTTTCAATATAAATTGATTTATTATATTCCCAAACTCCTTTCAATCAATGCTAAAATCCATATTCTTTCCAACGTTTGCTCACCAAATCTTTTATCTTTTTATCCATCACAATATCAGGAGGAAATTCTCTTACAAGCCCCTCTTCTTTCATCTTCCTTGTTGCATCTATCCCCATCTTGGAACCAAATCTCGGATAGGGAGCAGCGTGATCTAAAACGTCCACTGGACCCTTTACAATTTCAATATCCCTTTCTGGATCTACATTATTAAGCGCTTTCCATCTCACAAAGGACATGTCGTGTACGTTTACATCTTCATCAACTACTATAATAAATTTCGTAAAACTCATCTGACCAAGTCCCCACAGCGCATGCATAACCTTTCTCGCATGCCCTGGATATTGCTTTTTAATTGAAACTACTGCCAAATTATGAAATACCCCTTCAATTGGCAAGTTTATATCCACTATCTCAGGCAAAGTCATCTTCAGCATAGGAAGAAATATTCTTTCAGTAGCCTTGCCAAGATATGCATCTTCCATAGGAGGTCTTCCCACAATAGTAGCTACATAAATAGGATTTTTTCTATGAGTAATACAATCAACGTGAAAAACAGGGAAATCGTCTTCCAAAGAATAAAATCCAGTATGGTCTCCAAATGGCCCCTCTCGTCTAAGTTCTCCCTTCACCACGTAACCTTCTAACACAAATTCAGCTTGAGCCGGCACCAATAAATCTGAAGTTACAGCTTTAACCATCTCTACACCGGAACCTCTCAAAAAACCAGCAAAAACAAATTCGTCAACGTTTGGCGGCAAAGGTGCCGTAGCAGCATAAATAGTAGCAGGGTCAGCGCCAATAGCTACTGCAATAGGCATTTTCTCACCAGGATTTAATTTTGAATAGTGTCTTGCCCCATCCTTATGGTGATGCCAGTGCATACCTGTCGTATTTTTATCAAACACTTGCATCCTGTACATCCCAAGGTTTCTCTCTTTTGTTATTGGATCCTGAGTAATAACAAGCGGAAGAGTAATAAACGGCCCACCATCAAGTGGCCAGCAATGTAGTATTGGTAGATCGCCTAAATTTACTTCGTCACCCTTTAATATTACTTCCTGACACGGAGCTTTATTTACAATTTTTGGTTTTATATTTATAAGTCCCAAAACATCCGGTAAAGATTTCAAAGCATCCCAAAAACCAACTTTCTTAGTTGGAAACTTAAGCAATTCTTCAATCCTTTTAGCAATGTCTTCAGGATTTCCTATTGCACTTATCACTCTATCCCAAGTACCGAAAATGTTAATAGCCAAAGGAAAATTAGAATTTTTTACCCTTTCAAAGTAAAGAGCAGGTCCTCCTACCTTTACAAATCTATCTGCAATCTCCGTTATTTCAAGGTATCTGTCAACTTCAACTTTTATTCTCTTTAACTCATTTTTCTTTTCTAAAAAAGATAAGTATTCACCCAATGATGTAAAGGCGCTTATTTTACTCACTCCCTAAAAAATAAAAGAATACCTTCAAGCTAAATAGCCCTTAAAATATTATTTAGTTTTTGTTTAATTTATTCTATTTAACCAGAATTACTGGAACCTTTGCATTTTTTAATATAGCATAAGCAACGCTGCCCAAAAGCCCAGACAAAGGATTTAAACCCTTATTTCCAACCACAATTCTATCAACATTATTTTCTTCAGCATATTTTAAAATTTCCTTTGCAGGGTCGCCACCTGATATCAGTATAGCCTTTACATTCACTCCACTATTATCAAAAATTTTCTTAGCTTCATCCAATTTTTTTGAAAAAGCCAAATCACAGGCTTCATTAATCTTCTCTGGATCCACAAAAACATCATCGCTAACATATGTCCAGTCATATGAACAGCCTACTGTCATAAGTATTACTTCGACCGATTTGTGTTCCTTTGCCAAATTCAAAGCAAATTCGGCAGCTTTCATTGAGGGTTTTGAACCGTCCACAGCAACTAAAACTTTCATCTTTACCTCCTTAAGTTATGTTTTAGACTTTTGCCAGATCCATAAGAAGTCTTGGATCCGGATTTACACATAAATATGGAACTTCAGTAACATCATCATAACAAAGATCTAAAACATGATCAATTTGACCAAAGTATTTATCTGTAAGGAAATCAATGTACACATTTATTCCTTCTTCCCAAAAAATCAGATCATGCTTAAATTTGTTAATTTGATCCGGCGTCACTATTCTTGCCTGCAAACTGCTAGGCTCTGGATCTGCTCAAGCACCGCAATATTTTATAGGTGCACTAATTATAATGTAAGCTGTACCTTTTGTTCTCGCTTGAATAAACTTTTTTGCTTCATTTGTTACTCTTATTTTCATAATTGCATCTCCCCACTTCAAACTAAAAATCCTTTAGTTTTTAAGACTAAACTCCCCTCACAGCTAAATTTAATTTCAGTTAAGGCTTCATATGCTTTACATTTTTTCCTCTTACAATATACAAAACGTCCTCTGCAATATTTGTGGCATGATCCCCCAATCTCTCAAAATGTCTGGTAATAAAAAGCCAATCAATAATTCTCTCACAGTTAAAACGCCTTTCAGCAAGTTCTTTTTTTAAATTTTGTAGTATATTGTGATAATCCTCATCTACAGCATCATCATCTTCTATTACGCTAAGTGCCATCTCTTCGTTTCTTTCCACAAGTGAGGTAATGGCATTTCTAACCATAACCTTTACTTTCTTAGCCATATCAGGAATTTTTTGCATAAAGAGTTCAATTGGAGGATCCTTTAACAAA
Above is a genomic segment from Thermodesulfobium narugense DSM 14796 containing:
- a CDS encoding UbiA-like polyprenyltransferase — translated: MKLTNILNDIRVEHTVFSLPFLLASAFIASNGFPEIDKLILIILALLFARAAAMSFNRFADANIDKFNPRTAKRSIPKGAVKRKDMFLFVCFCSAMFILTSYFLGNLTFLLSPVALFIVFFYSYTKRFTALSHIVLGLALSLAPGGAWIALRNDFGLVPFFMMFAVVFWLAGFDVLYSLQDLKYDIKQGLHSIPVAIGEKNSLYVARFFHSLTILFLCPIGILAQISFVYYLGLIIFAGLLLYEHSLVKPNDLSKIDVAFFNVNAICSFIYAFFVIFSVLIK
- the phoU gene encoding phosphate signaling complex protein PhoU, yielding MERHFDIEIRELTKKLFEMTTLVERAIDLVILSILERDSRIAQEVIESEKITDELEIDIEEQCMTMLALYQPVARDLRYIVMIMRIIVDLERMSDETKSIAVSAINLLKDPPIELFMQKIPDMAKKVKVMVRNAITSLVERNEEMALSVIEDDDAVDEDYHNILQNLKKELAERRFNCERIIDWLFITRHFERLGDHATNIAEDVLYIVRGKNVKHMKP
- a CDS encoding universal stress protein, with product MKVLVAVDGSKPSMKAAEFALNLAKEHKSVEVILMTVGCSYDWTYVSDDVFVDPEKINEACDLAFSKKLDEAKKIFDNSGVNVKAILISGGDPAKEILKYAEENNVDRIVVGNKGLNPLSGLLGSVAYAILKNAKVPVILVK
- a CDS encoding menaquinone biosynthesis decarboxylase; this encodes MGEYLSFLEKKNELKRIKVEVDRYLEITEIADRFVKVGGPALYFERVKNSNFPLAINIFGTWDRVISAIGNPEDIAKRIEELLKFPTKKVGFWDALKSLPDVLGLINIKPKIVNKAPCQEVILKGDEVNLGDLPILHCWPLDGGPFITLPLVITQDPITKERNLGMYRMQVFDKNTTGMHWHHHKDGARHYSKLNPGEKMPIAVAIGADPATIYAATAPLPPNVDEFVFAGFLRGSGVEMVKAVTSDLLVPAQAEFVLEGYVVKGELRREGPFGDHTGFYSLEDDFPVFHVDCITHRKNPIYVATIVGRPPMEDAYLGKATERIFLPMLKMTLPEIVDINLPIEGVFHNLAVVSIKKQYPGHARKVMHALWGLGQMSFTKFIIVVDEDVNVHDMSFVRWKALNNVDPERDIEIVKGPVDVLDHAAPYPRFGSKMGIDATRKMKEEGLVREFPPDIVMDKKIKDLVSKRWKEYGF